From a single Bacteroidia bacterium genomic region:
- a CDS encoding trypsin-like peptidase domain-containing protein codes for MERSGFTRDRNLLAIEQEILPPDTRVSITQTTAAPYRWICKVRVRYEDPKTGAGGWSEGSGILISPNFVLTCAHVLMGLGKPANQIKFVKIEVIPGANNTQKTPFGLYESASFKVHPNYGKAIPRNNLDKNFVNFPWDYGIIRLKTAVKFATKYDYWGKYANGSLVRLDEKCILGQIAKVAGYPAQTTNLLQGEGQLKKITAPNVDSQISSRLFIHFADTEGSQSGAPIWLSSKIGECVIPLLVGIHAGGNATMQMNFGIRITGEMLRNIYDWKRLLK; via the coding sequence ATGGAAAGAAGTGGATTCACACGCGACCGAAATCTTTTAGCGATCGAACAAGAAATCCTCCCCCCCGACACTCGCGTTTCTATCACTCAAACTACTGCTGCGCCTTATCGCTGGATTTGTAAAGTTCGTGTGCGGTATGAAGATCCCAAAACCGGTGCGGGAGGGTGGTCTGAAGGATCAGGGATCTTGATCAGTCCCAATTTTGTACTTACTTGTGCACATGTATTAATGGGCTTGGGAAAGCCCGCAAATCAGATAAAATTTGTAAAAATTGAAGTAATACCTGGAGCGAATAATACTCAAAAAACTCCTTTTGGTCTCTATGAATCCGCTTCTTTTAAAGTGCATCCTAACTATGGAAAGGCCATTCCTCGAAATAATCTGGATAAAAATTTTGTCAATTTCCCCTGGGATTATGGAATCATCCGGTTAAAAACAGCCGTCAAGTTTGCTACGAAATATGACTATTGGGGTAAATACGCAAATGGCAGCCTGGTTCGTCTTGACGAAAAATGCATTCTTGGGCAAATAGCAAAAGTTGCCGGTTATCCCGCTCAAACAACGAATCTTCTTCAGGGAGAAGGACAATTGAAAAAAATCACGGCACCAAATGTGGATTCACAAATCTCCAGCCGTTTGTTTATTCATTTCGCTGATACAGAAGGGAGCCAGAGCGGTGCGCCGATATGGTTGTCCTCTAAAATCGGTGAATGTGTAATTCCTCTATTAGTGGGAATACATGCTGGAGGAAACGCAACTATGCAAATGAATTTTGGTATTCGCATAACCGGAGAAATGCTCAGAAATATCTATGACTGGAAACGATTACTGAAATAA
- a CDS encoding DUF3575 domain-containing protein has protein sequence MKNLIISLLVGMFFPCMLHSQYNRIKTDPIDFALSTATVQYERFLPNQWSLQLGMSLTQFHTVVWDEVSVSVTGVGVTPEVRYYFRPYASSDVPKGFFGGGWARYNTGKGTFDLESEGIHTDMMDVTAYSGGVLVGYQHIIWNRLCLEALAGGGYRSSKIEGRMAEAGEKIFFTRSGFIPKAGINVGIAF, from the coding sequence ATGAAAAACCTGATAATTTCTCTGCTCGTAGGAATGTTTTTCCCCTGCATGCTTCATTCACAATACAACCGGATCAAAACAGATCCCATTGATTTTGCCCTGAGCACCGCAACGGTTCAATACGAACGTTTCCTCCCCAACCAATGGTCGCTTCAACTCGGGATGAGCCTGACACAATTCCATACAGTCGTCTGGGATGAAGTCTCGGTATCAGTTACCGGTGTCGGTGTAACTCCGGAGGTGCGGTATTATTTCAGACCCTATGCCTCCAGCGACGTTCCTAAAGGCTTTTTTGGTGGTGGCTGGGCTCGTTACAACACTGGGAAGGGAACCTTCGACCTGGAAAGTGAGGGTATTCATACAGATATGATGGATGTTACGGCCTACAGTGGCGGAGTATTGGTTGGATACCAACATATCATCTGGAACCGATTGTGTCTGGAAGCACTGGCAGGTGGGGGATACAGATCCAGTAAAATCGAAGGAAGAATGGCCGAAGCTGGTGAAAAAATTTTCTTCACACGCTCAGGCTTTATTCCCAAAGCAGGAATAAATGTTGGAATTGCCTTTTGA
- a CDS encoding XisI protein, with protein sequence MDQVNIYKSFVKEVVLSVAAMTPSDEFSETQSILDDERGHYVLIDIGWNKKKRTYLPFLHIDVKSDGKVWIQHDGTDIIIAEQLAQKGIPKSEIVLGFRAPHVRPMMEDYAVE encoded by the coding sequence ATGGATCAGGTAAATATTTATAAATCGTTTGTTAAAGAAGTAGTGCTTTCAGTGGCAGCGATGACACCTTCAGACGAATTTTCGGAAACCCAGTCTATTCTGGATGACGAGCGTGGGCATTATGTTCTTATAGATATTGGTTGGAATAAGAAAAAAAGAACCTATTTACCTTTTTTACACATTGATGTAAAGTCTGACGGAAAGGTTTGGATTCAGCATGATGGTACGGATATCATTATTGCAGAGCAACTTGCTCAGAAAGGAATTCCAAAATCTGAAATTGTACTGGGCTTTCGTGCTCCTCATGTCCGCCCAATGATGGAGGATTACGCCGTAGAGTAG
- a CDS encoding element excision factor XisH family protein, translated as MARDKYHQHVREALEKDGWVITHDPYKISVGFRKGYIDLGAEIIAADKGSIKIAVEIKSFLGSSDLYQFEDALGQFLLYLPALQKREPERVLFLAVPEFFYESFFDDPFFGEVAELYHLRMIVYDEQQKTIVKWIR; from the coding sequence ATGGCAAGAGATAAATATCACCAACATGTTCGGGAAGCATTAGAAAAAGACGGATGGGTTATAACACACGATCCATACAAAATTTCGGTAGGTTTCCGGAAAGGGTATATTGATCTTGGTGCTGAGATAATTGCGGCAGACAAGGGGTCTATAAAAATAGCAGTCGAAATCAAAAGTTTTTTAGGATCGTCCGATCTTTATCAATTTGAAGATGCTTTGGGGCAGTTTTTATTGTATTTGCCTGCTTTACAGAAAAGAGAACCAGAAAGAGTACTTTTTTTAGCCGTACCAGAGTTTTTTTATGAGAGTTTTTTCGACGATCCTTTCTTTGGAGAAGTTGCCGAACTTTATCATTTACGCATGATTGTCTATGATGAACAACAAAAAACAATTGTCAAATGGATCAGGTAA
- a CDS encoding NAD(P)-dependent alcohol dehydrogenase, with the protein MALGLLRKFDIHPGQKVLINGASGAIGSIALQLAKHRGAEVTAVCSAAKADYVKTLGADFVMDYTQGILNQNPQRYDLILDVLGKLKWAEVQNLLTEKGVWLLASFKTDKLLRMLGTNFSGKQKVICALVNDKPKDLKTLRELAEKKALKVIVDKVFRLDQVAEAHTHYETPTNGGNVILEMVSGSAEE; encoded by the coding sequence ATGGCTCTTGGGCTTTTGCGGAAATTTGATATACATCCCGGCCAGAAAGTGCTGATAAATGGCGCCTCGGGGGCAATCGGCTCCATCGCTTTACAACTAGCCAAACATCGGGGCGCAGAAGTTACAGCGGTTTGCAGTGCGGCAAAAGCAGACTATGTAAAAACATTAGGCGCCGATTTTGTGATGGATTATACCCAAGGAATTTTAAACCAAAACCCGCAGCGATACGACCTGATCCTGGATGTTTTGGGTAAATTAAAATGGGCCGAAGTGCAAAACCTGCTGACCGAAAAGGGCGTTTGGCTATTGGCGAGTTTTAAGACCGACAAGCTCCTGCGCATGTTGGGGACCAATTTTTCTGGCAAACAAAAAGTAATATGTGCACTTGTCAATGACAAACCGAAAGATTTAAAAACCCTCCGGGAATTGGCAGAAAAAAAAGCCCTCAAAGTCATCGTGGACAAAGTTTTTAGACTTGATCAGGTTGCCGAAGCACACACCCACTATGAAACCCCAACCAACGGCGGAAACGTGATTTTGGAGATGGTTTCGGGATCGGCAGAAGAATAA
- a CDS encoding alcohol dehydrogenase catalytic domain-containing protein, protein MKTVYYQQYGSPQVLSLKEMPKPVPGAGEVLVKIHAANVNYGDIAARNFGNISASEFNMPGILMLFARLSFGWKKPKRNLLGSEFSGEIESVGENVTLFKPGDQVFGYTGMNMGTHAEYLCVKENAAIDIKPSRLSHYEAAALPSVG, encoded by the coding sequence ATGAAAACCGTTTATTATCAGCAATATGGCTCTCCGCAGGTTTTATCACTGAAAGAGATGCCCAAACCGGTCCCCGGTGCCGGCGAAGTTTTGGTGAAAATTCATGCCGCCAACGTAAATTACGGAGACATAGCCGCCCGAAACTTTGGGAATATTTCTGCATCGGAATTTAACATGCCCGGCATTCTCATGCTTTTTGCACGGCTTTCTTTTGGCTGGAAAAAACCTAAAAGAAATTTACTGGGCAGTGAATTTTCGGGAGAAATTGAATCGGTCGGGGAAAATGTTACTCTTTTTAAACCCGGAGATCAGGTTTTTGGATACACCGGAATGAACATGGGCACCCATGCAGAGTATCTCTGTGTAAAAGAAAATGCAGCGATAGACATCAAACCCTCCCGACTCTCCCATTATGAGGCTGCGGCACTTCCTTCGGTGGGCTGA
- a CDS encoding vWA domain-containing protein: MQGFCILSRKLCLPPYLKLWGLFSLFFFFTLQTQAITISTASLPNGNVGTPYTTTIVAALDAGAGEVNACWTVVSQPSWITTITGNGAAFPGCISAGGTTRYPGTQLTITGVPPMAGTFTIDVNVRAFNAGNSPLGNVSQTFSIVVTTVSPVKVMMTLDRSGSMYGLIPGITATGLADQSKWSALKLVANDFLQEFDAVRNEAGDQMGIHFFDDNHLSMQGLTSFGLTSGLHTTNFSTPPPGTLLNFMNANPPLGMTCIGGAIRKAHEQFPAGTNGNIIVFSDGAQNTDPAINAAGNQVVSSLFGFSGNGFSGAALPLNLSSLNGSIPIHTIHLGDVGGAAIMNLVSTTTGGQHFSIQNDGNFDSFLAMWDNTLVSNLRGNSPTLGGVRTGKLPNGGAVSQSFTVDDQAESLVFKLVNFSTGRIKVTIKKDGVTLIDQAQGPLTGIYTITPAMLSKKGLSSFGGNWEVSHDGPSRNYYLSLFVEEEAFRFNTLIGKNMLQPGDTVPLRAELVYNDGSQSYMINDADSVYVILAKPGQDFNDVFAQAKTALQGESPEKKIPAGQLKYDALVAGNKDFLKAITPQSRRIMLANNGDGTYTVPFTDTELSGNYQFLFVIKGRHAKIGNYERIQLVSTVIDFGVADAGKTTFQIQVLDKGNILSITPVNKFGHMIGPNRLSQINVSVQGKPLVLVDQLDGTYTAELPATITGLEQVQVDIKGVTFFNDKLVKIKGAPVGNILEQVQQWLEAHGLPGWLIWVLLILLIVIVVIWRRRKN, encoded by the coding sequence ATGCAAGGTTTTTGCATTCTTTCGCGCAAGCTATGTTTGCCCCCTTATTTAAAGCTATGGGGCTTATTCAGCTTATTTTTCTTTTTCACACTCCAAACTCAGGCTATCACCATTTCCACAGCGAGTCTGCCCAACGGAAACGTAGGTACGCCTTATACCACCACCATCGTCGCCGCTCTCGATGCGGGTGCGGGCGAAGTCAATGCCTGCTGGACCGTCGTTTCCCAGCCCTCCTGGATCACCACGATTACCGGCAATGGCGCAGCTTTCCCTGGTTGTATTTCGGCAGGTGGCACTACCCGATATCCGGGAACACAGCTCACTATCACAGGCGTGCCTCCCATGGCAGGTACTTTTACAATTGATGTAAATGTACGCGCCTTCAATGCAGGCAACTCGCCGCTGGGTAATGTATCCCAGACTTTTTCCATTGTCGTTACGACCGTCTCTCCCGTGAAAGTAATGATGACCCTCGACCGCTCGGGTAGTATGTACGGACTCATTCCCGGTATTACCGCAACCGGACTTGCCGACCAGTCCAAATGGTCGGCACTCAAACTTGTCGCCAACGACTTTCTTCAGGAGTTTGATGCCGTCCGCAATGAAGCGGGAGACCAGATGGGCATTCACTTTTTTGACGACAATCACCTGTCTATGCAGGGACTTACCAGCTTTGGGCTCACATCTGGGCTTCATACCACCAACTTTTCCACGCCACCGCCCGGTACGTTGCTCAATTTTATGAATGCCAATCCTCCACTTGGTATGACCTGTATTGGCGGAGCGATCAGAAAGGCACATGAACAATTCCCGGCAGGGACAAACGGCAATATCATTGTATTTTCGGACGGTGCACAAAATACCGATCCGGCGATCAATGCAGCGGGTAATCAGGTTGTCAGTTCGCTCTTCGGGTTTAGTGGAAATGGTTTTTCAGGTGCTGCCCTGCCGCTCAATCTTAGCAGCCTCAACGGAAGTATTCCCATTCACACCATCCACCTCGGAGATGTCGGAGGTGCCGCGATCATGAACCTCGTCTCAACGACAACCGGCGGCCAGCATTTTTCCATTCAGAATGATGGGAATTTTGACAGCTTCCTGGCCATGTGGGACAATACCCTGGTCAGTAACCTTCGGGGAAATTCGCCGACACTTGGCGGTGTGCGAACAGGGAAACTGCCAAACGGAGGTGCTGTAAGTCAGTCCTTTACCGTGGATGACCAGGCAGAAAGTCTCGTATTTAAACTGGTCAATTTCAGCACAGGAAGGATAAAAGTTACGATCAAAAAAGACGGAGTAACCTTGATTGATCAGGCTCAGGGCCCATTGACTGGCATTTACACCATTACCCCGGCCATGCTCAGCAAAAAGGGGTTATCCTCTTTCGGAGGAAACTGGGAAGTAAGCCACGACGGCCCTTCACGCAATTACTACCTTTCTCTTTTTGTGGAAGAAGAAGCTTTCAGGTTTAATACGCTGATCGGCAAAAATATGCTTCAGCCGGGCGATACCGTTCCCCTTCGGGCGGAGCTCGTTTACAACGACGGCAGCCAGTCCTATATGATTAATGATGCCGATTCGGTCTATGTGATCCTCGCAAAACCGGGACAGGATTTCAACGACGTATTTGCCCAGGCAAAAACAGCTTTACAGGGAGAATCGCCAGAGAAAAAGATTCCGGCGGGACAGCTGAAATACGATGCCCTGGTGGCGGGAAATAAAGATTTTCTCAAAGCAATCACCCCTCAAAGCCGAAGGATCATGCTTGCCAACAACGGCGACGGGACATATACAGTGCCATTTACCGATACGGAACTTTCCGGCAACTATCAGTTTCTATTTGTCATCAAAGGCAGACACGCAAAAATCGGAAACTATGAAAGAATCCAGTTGGTTTCCACAGTCATTGACTTTGGCGTAGCGGATGCTGGTAAAACTACTTTTCAGATTCAGGTACTGGATAAAGGAAATATATTGAGCATTACACCAGTCAACAAATTTGGCCATATGATTGGCCCCAACAGACTCAGTCAGATCAATGTGAGCGTTCAGGGTAAACCGCTTGTATTAGTTGATCAGTTGGATGGCACTTATACCGCGGAGCTGCCTGCAACCATTACAGGATTGGAACAGGTTCAGGTTGACATCAAAGGCGTTACTTTTTTCAATGACAAACTGGTCAAAATCAAAGGCGCGCCGGTAGGCAATATTCTGGAGCAGGTTCAGCAATGGCTGGAGGCGCATGGATTGCCCGGCTGGCTGATCTGGGTACTGCTGATTCTTTTGATTGTGATTGTGGTGATTTGGCGGAGGCGGAAGAACTAA
- a CDS encoding M12 family metallopeptidase, producing MKYTFINPKGILTMACVMLMLGGNLFAQTFPAYPTTRGTVSEERVKLPFYSEPQTVPVERVGDMIFYQGDIRVDLASGRGGATISNIDSLWHNGVIPYQIKSGHPYRDTILKGISILNRRTPLNLVPYNSSRHTSYVYIQNDGTGCWSWIGNRIDSVRQTINLDTNCGLEGVQHEILHAAGFYHEHCRSDRDSFINVDLSKMVADWRSQFTKAPVSASINWTPYDTLSIMHYEGDHSDIESTAGTPYMTIKRNGRDTGRPTRRNRTLSPGDISAIYALYGIYEPIMRQMNWFMSPGASSSGASTSGGSGSSPSGASRSSFAIDIRYDVDLVPQRTSVSCWAAGAAMLVGWADSISIDPEQIASGIGYWRRYYNASGLPPSDTTMFRRWGLIPEYPMCYTVEGFASLLAYNGPLWVAGAVDLTGPGSANAHIRVVTGMRGDGTPDGTRVYINDPWDRGMTNFTMPNNGSQYDLTFTEFMQEMENLGASELREASPWYVAHNP from the coding sequence ATGAAATATACATTCATAAATCCCAAAGGCATTTTAACAATGGCTTGTGTGATGCTCATGTTGGGTGGCAACTTATTCGCACAGACTTTTCCAGCCTACCCGACTACCAGGGGCACGGTATCAGAAGAGCGGGTAAAACTCCCCTTCTACAGTGAACCGCAGACCGTTCCGGTCGAACGCGTTGGAGATATGATATTCTATCAGGGCGATATCCGGGTGGATTTGGCATCCGGCCGCGGAGGGGCTACGATTTCCAATATCGACAGCCTCTGGCACAATGGCGTAATCCCCTATCAAATCAAATCAGGCCATCCATATAGAGATACCATACTGAAGGGAATCAGCATTCTCAACAGGCGTACCCCGCTGAACCTTGTGCCTTACAACAGCTCGCGGCATACCAGTTATGTTTACATTCAAAACGACGGCACCGGCTGTTGGTCATGGATTGGCAACCGGATTGATTCTGTGAGACAGACCATCAACCTCGATACCAATTGCGGATTAGAGGGCGTACAGCACGAAATCCTCCACGCAGCAGGGTTTTATCACGAACATTGCCGCTCAGACAGGGATTCCTTCATCAACGTGGATCTCAGTAAAATGGTAGCCGACTGGCGTTCTCAGTTTACCAAAGCACCCGTCTCTGCTTCTATCAACTGGACGCCTTACGACACTTTATCCATTATGCATTATGAAGGAGACCACAGTGATATTGAAAGTACAGCAGGAACTCCTTACATGACGATCAAAAGAAACGGCAGAGACACTGGCCGCCCCACCCGGAGAAACCGCACATTGAGCCCTGGGGATATTTCGGCTATTTATGCCTTGTATGGGATCTACGAACCCATTATGCGGCAAATGAATTGGTTTATGTCTCCGGGCGCTTCATCGTCAGGGGCATCAACCTCCGGTGGATCGGGAAGTTCGCCCTCAGGCGCTTCCAGGAGCAGCTTTGCGATCGATATACGTTACGATGTGGATCTTGTACCCCAACGCACCTCCGTATCTTGTTGGGCAGCCGGAGCGGCCATGCTGGTAGGCTGGGCCGATTCGATATCCATTGACCCGGAGCAGATTGCCAGCGGCATCGGATATTGGCGCAGATATTACAATGCCTCAGGTCTTCCGCCGAGTGATACCACAATGTTTAGAAGATGGGGGCTGATTCCGGAATACCCTATGTGTTATACAGTAGAAGGATTTGCCAGTCTTCTCGCCTATAACGGCCCGCTGTGGGTGGCGGGAGCGGTAGATCTCACAGGCCCCGGCTCCGCCAACGCACATATCCGGGTAGTAACCGGTATGCGGGGCGATGGTACCCCTGATGGCACAAGGGTATATATCAATGACCCCTGGGACAGAGGCATGACCAATTTCACTATGCCCAACAATGGCTCGCAGTATGACCTGACCTTTACAGAGTTTATGCAGGAAATGGAAAATCTGGGCGCCAGCGAACTGCGCGAAGCCTCTCCCTGGTATGTAGCACACAATCCTTAA
- a CDS encoding PKD domain-containing protein, producing the protein MIFFQKPFPMGVAMMIIIALAMPFIACNLEKVDPLAPQAAFTVANDGCKSPCTVSFTNTSQNADSYLWDFGDGATSTADNPTHQYTTAGTYTVTLTATGAGGDPDQAEEMVSVLPGTFNIKLGNTGRTDIAFAALASDEALYVAGYERSVADINEIVVYKLDFEGNVLGKAELNNTVSCYGEDAGSLAFASNGDLILMVGMIGYDVLVSRISTSSMTPVNTKKFNGIDPRSVTVASNGDIIIAGQNLSSTFNGGVITLDYAGRLLRLNSNLDSLWMRPFFDNQEGTLNTVVQTSNFQLLTVGSVIPIGGGARNGIIFTANSTGTSVSKSLELGDVPSTETARDVLIKSNGDIIVAGYTSTNSTDYNPYFVKLNATLTLLSSKSNYSQLSATNELIFDMEETADGGYVVAGYSWVNGLEADLFLMKVDQSFNYQWHKTFGGEFRDYGYEVETLPDGGIVIVGYTRLNESDTDMIIIKTDANGNVD; encoded by the coding sequence ATGATCTTTTTCCAAAAACCTTTTCCCATGGGTGTGGCAATGATGATTATCATTGCCTTAGCCATGCCTTTTATTGCTTGTAATCTTGAAAAAGTTGATCCTTTGGCCCCACAGGCTGCCTTCACCGTTGCCAATGACGGTTGTAAATCCCCCTGTACCGTTTCATTCACCAATACCTCCCAAAATGCAGATTCCTATTTATGGGATTTTGGAGACGGAGCCACTTCGACGGCAGATAACCCTACCCACCAATATACCACAGCCGGAACTTATACCGTAACCTTAACCGCAACCGGAGCGGGAGGAGATCCAGACCAGGCAGAAGAAATGGTTTCCGTTTTACCGGGTACGTTTAATATAAAACTCGGTAATACAGGCCGTACAGATATAGCATTTGCCGCGCTGGCCAGCGACGAGGCACTGTACGTCGCAGGGTATGAGCGAAGTGTCGCTGATATCAATGAAATTGTGGTTTACAAACTGGATTTCGAAGGCAATGTTCTGGGAAAAGCAGAATTAAACAATACCGTTTCCTGCTATGGCGAAGACGCCGGGTCACTGGCATTTGCATCCAATGGAGACCTGATTCTGATGGTAGGTATGATCGGTTACGATGTACTCGTTTCGCGTATCAGCACCAGTTCGATGACACCAGTCAATACCAAAAAATTCAACGGAATTGACCCACGCTCGGTGACCGTTGCTTCCAATGGCGATATTATCATTGCCGGGCAAAACCTGTCATCAACCTTCAATGGAGGGGTTATCACCCTGGATTATGCCGGCAGGCTGCTGCGTCTCAACAGCAACCTCGACTCGCTCTGGATGCGGCCATTTTTTGATAATCAGGAAGGGACCTTAAACACCGTAGTACAGACCTCAAACTTTCAGCTATTGACAGTTGGAAGTGTCATACCGATCGGAGGCGGAGCCCGAAACGGAATCATCTTTACAGCAAACAGTACAGGAACCTCGGTATCAAAGTCGCTGGAGTTGGGAGATGTCCCCTCCACAGAAACCGCAAGAGATGTATTGATCAAAAGCAATGGGGATATTATTGTCGCCGGTTATACCAGCACTAATAGCACAGATTACAACCCCTATTTTGTGAAGTTAAACGCAACACTGACCTTACTAAGCAGTAAATCCAATTATAGCCAGCTATCCGCCACCAACGAGTTGATTTTCGATATGGAAGAAACCGCCGATGGCGGGTACGTAGTCGCAGGATACTCCTGGGTAAACGGCCTGGAGGCAGACCTGTTTCTGATGAAAGTTGACCAAAGCTTCAACTATCAGTGGCACAAAACCTTTGGCGGAGAGTTTCGGGACTATGGCTACGAAGTAGAAACCCTTCCCGACGGAGGCATTGTCATTGTTGGCTATACCCGGCTCAATGAAAGCGATACGGATATGATCATTATCAAAACAGACGCAAACGGAAACGTAGATTAA
- a CDS encoding IPT/TIG domain-containing protein — MYKSSSFFLLSLIALSFLFNACDLEKIDPEIPSGSAIKITSINPTHGQKGEVITITGEDFGTVAAEVTVTFATGISATIQEISDTQIKVAVPQGADNGVISITRGSGSANSPAFTYDKPTLVSFLPTSGKKGDVVTIQGTNFGVDSTEIVVTINGKAAHFSANPTDNSLKVIVPPKAGTGAVSVTVSGYDATGGSGNFSYLLSGTVTTFAGSGTYGFLDGPGNTARFAFPYGIAVDASGNVFVGELDNHRLRKITPSGFVSTFAGSATGGFTNGVGTAATFGALAGLAFDNNGNLIIADFGNHAIRMSDPNANITTLAGGGGTGGSNANGYVDNFGSGARFSYPTGVAVDANNNVLVADRSNHAIRMITPASFVSTFAGKGTEFGDVDGPRLNSRFFVPEDIAVDAEGNIYVSDAGNHKIKKIKTDGSVITLAGNGVSGNISGPGTTAQFNTPVGIDIDASGNIFVADRFNNKVRVVMPNGFTYDLAGDGTFGYQDGPGATAKIAEPFGLALDADGNVYIACYSNDNIRKITVE; from the coding sequence ATGTATAAATCTTCCAGCTTCTTCCTGTTATCCCTAATCGCCCTTTCGTTTTTGTTTAATGCCTGTGATTTGGAAAAAATTGATCCTGAAATACCGTCAGGCTCAGCTATCAAAATCACTTCCATCAACCCTACCCACGGGCAAAAAGGCGAAGTCATCACCATCACCGGAGAAGATTTCGGAACTGTCGCCGCAGAGGTGACCGTAACTTTTGCTACGGGCATTTCTGCAACTATTCAGGAAATTTCAGATACCCAGATAAAAGTGGCTGTACCCCAGGGCGCAGACAATGGCGTCATCAGTATCACCCGGGGAAGTGGATCGGCAAATAGTCCGGCATTTACCTATGACAAACCTACCCTTGTCAGTTTTCTCCCCACATCCGGCAAAAAAGGCGATGTGGTCACGATTCAGGGAACCAATTTTGGGGTGGATTCGACAGAGATTGTCGTCACAATTAATGGCAAAGCCGCGCATTTTTCGGCAAACCCGACAGACAACAGCCTTAAGGTTATTGTCCCCCCCAAAGCCGGGACCGGGGCTGTTTCGGTTACTGTAAGCGGGTATGATGCGACAGGAGGAAGCGGGAACTTTTCCTATTTGCTTTCCGGCACAGTAACCACCTTTGCAGGATCAGGAACTTATGGTTTCCTCGATGGCCCGGGAAATACCGCAAGGTTTGCCTTTCCCTATGGCATTGCGGTTGATGCTTCGGGAAATGTATTTGTAGGCGAACTGGACAACCACAGACTCAGAAAAATCACTCCATCAGGATTTGTATCCACCTTTGCAGGCAGCGCTACCGGCGGATTTACCAATGGTGTAGGAACGGCGGCCACATTTGGCGCTTTGGCTGGACTGGCTTTTGACAATAACGGAAATCTCATTATCGCAGACTTTGGCAATCACGCCATACGGATGTCTGACCCCAATGCAAATATCACAACACTCGCCGGGGGCGGAGGTACAGGTGGCTCCAATGCAAACGGGTATGTTGACAATTTTGGATCAGGTGCCCGGTTTAGCTATCCTACCGGCGTTGCAGTAGATGCCAACAATAATGTGCTGGTAGCTGACCGTTCCAACCATGCAATCCGGATGATTACCCCCGCATCCTTTGTTTCAACTTTCGCAGGTAAAGGAACCGAGTTTGGAGATGTGGACGGCCCAAGGCTTAATTCGCGGTTTTTTGTTCCTGAAGATATTGCCGTAGATGCCGAAGGAAATATCTATGTCAGCGACGCAGGCAACCACAAAATCAAAAAAATCAAAACCGACGGATCCGTCATCACGCTTGCAGGAAATGGCGTAAGTGGAAATATCAGCGGGCCGGGTACGACTGCACAGTTTAATACACCCGTAGGAATAGACATTGATGCAAGCGGGAATATATTTGTTGCCGACCGGTTTAACAACAAAGTCAGAGTAGTCATGCCCAATGGGTTTACCTACGACCTGGCAGGAGATGGAACTTTCGGCTACCAGGATGGCCCCGGTGCTACCGCAAAAATCGCCGAACCCTTCGGGCTGGCCCTTGATGCAGATGGCAATGTCTATATTGCCTGCTACAGCAACGATAATATCCGAAAAATTACGGTCGAGTAG